One Engystomops pustulosus chromosome 11, aEngPut4.maternal, whole genome shotgun sequence DNA window includes the following coding sequences:
- the ADD3 gene encoding gamma-adducin isoform X1, which produces MSSGFIQGVITAPPPPSMPHKERYFDRVNENDPGYLRERNMSPDLRQDFNMMEQKKRVTQILKSPAFREDLESLIQDQMQKGNNPTGLLALQQIADYVMASSFAGFSSSPLNHRPLSPTSPQHPEGGLGMVTPINDIHPTIEGLLAKGEKLTRCKLASMYRLADLFGWAHLSNAYITVRVSKEQDHILIIPRGLSFSEASASNLVKLNIVGEVVDQGTTNLCVDPSGFSPHAAIYSTRPDVRCVIHIHTPATAAVSSMKCGILPISQEALLLGDVAYYNYQGSLDEQQERIQLQKVLGPSSKVLVLRNHGVMALGETVEEAFHYIFNLQLACEVQVHALAGSGGINNLLMLDLEKYKPLTHVLAAGGGGGVNMEGQHKWKVGELEFESLMRMLDNLGYRTGYAYRQPLTREKPRHKSDVEIPATVTAFTFEDDPGMLRSPLKYLAQKQQREKTRWLNSPNTYLRVHVPEASMNGEMSPRTKIMWMKADELSKSSSGNPIKIEDPNQFVPLNTNPTDVLEKRNKIREQNRYDLKTAGPQSQVLAGIVVEKPPPMTNFEEDENAPPPPPNPFSHLLEQEQRGENGTQDAEHELISEDDSSALITQSPPQTPVSSAEPLEDSVFQKGSLIVLNGKDGGKHEAEEELTLRVSQLNMGENIEITVRSTEKFIEGELTPEGSPSKSPNKKKKKFRTPSFLKKNKKKEKLEA; this is translated from the exons ATGAGTTCCGGATTCATCCAAGGGGTGATcacggccccgccccctcccaGCATGCCCCACAAAGAGCGCTACTTTGACCGTGTCAATGAGAACGACCCTGGCTACCTCCGCGAGAGAAACATGTCCCCGGACCTCCGCCAGGACTTCAACATGATGGAGCAGAAGAAGAGGGTGACGCAGATCCTCAAGAGCCCG GCATTTCGTGAGGACCTGGAAAGCCTCATCCAGGATCAGATGCAGAAGGGAAACAACCCCACGGGGCTCCTGGCTCTGCAGCAGATCGCGGACTACGTCATGGCGAGCTCATTCGCcggcttctcctcctctcctctga ATCACAGACCATTGAGTCCCACGAGTCCGCAGCATCCGGAAGGGG GTTTGGGGATGGTGACCCCCATCAATGACATCCACCCCACCATCGAGGGGCTCCTGGCCAAGGGAGAGAAGCTGACCCGCTGCAAGCTGGCCTCCATGTACCGCCTGGCCGATCTCTTCGGGTGGGCGCACCTGTCCAACGCCTACATCACG GTCCGAGTCAGCAAAGAACAAGACCACATCCTGATCATTCCCAGGGGTCTCTCCTTCTCTGAAGCCTCCGCCTCCAACCTG GTGAAGCTGAACATTGTTGGTGAAGTGGTGGATCAGGGCACAACCAACCTGTGTGTGGATCCGTCTGGGTTCAGCCCCCACGCAGCCATCTACTCCACGCGTCCTGACGTGCGCTGCGTGATCCATATACACACTCCCGCCACCGCCGCA GTCTCCTCCATGAAGTGCGGCATCCTCCCCATCTCCCAGGAAGCTTTGCTGCTCGGTGATGTGGCGTACTACAATTACCAGGGGTCTCTGGacgagcagcaggagaggatccAACTGCAGAAAGTCCTTGGTCCAAGCTCTAAG GTCCTGGTGCTCCGGAATCACGGGGTGATGGCGCTGGGAGAAACCGTGGAAGAAGCTTTTCACTACATCTTCAATCTGCAGCTGGCGTGCGAGGTCCAG GTACATGCCCTGGCCGGATCTGGGGGCATCAACAACCTTCTGATGTTGGACCTGGAGAAGTACAAGCCCCTCACCCATGTCTTGGCCGCAGGTGGCGGGGGAGGGGTGAACATGGAGGGGCAGCACAAGTGGAAAGTTGGGGAACTGGAATTTGAGTCTCTGATGAGAATGCTGGACAATCTG GGTTACAGGACTGGATACGCCTACCGACAGCCACTGACCCGAGAGAAACCAAGACACAAGAGCGATGTAGAAATCCCCGCCACAGTCACCGCCTTCACTTTTGAAGATGATCCGGGGATGCTACGGTCGCCCCTTAAGTACCTGGCACAGAAGCAGCAGCGGGAGAAGACGCGCTGGCTGAACTCCCCAAACACTTACCTAAGGGTCCACGTCCCAGAGGCTTCCATGAACGGAGAGATGAGCCCCCGGACTAAGATCATG TGGATGAAGGCCGATGAGCTCAGTAAATCGTCCAGCGGAAATCCCATCAAAATAGAAGATCCCAACCAATTTGTCCCATTGAACACCAACCCGACAGATGTTCTGGAGAAGAGAAACAAG ATCCGGGAGCAGAACCGGTACGATCTGAAGACAGCCGGACCCCAGTCACAAGTACTGGCCGGGATTGTGGTGGAAAAACCGCCTCCG ATGACAAACTTTGAAGAAGATGAGAACGCGCCTCCACCCCCTCCCAATCCATTCAGCCATCTCCTGGagcaggagcagagaggagagaacgGAACGCAAG ATGCTGAGCATGAACTAATCTCAGAAGATGACTCTTCTGCCCTCATTACCCAGTCTCCACCTCAGACGCCCGTCAGCTCTGCAG AGCCCCTCGAGGACTCTGTCTTCCAGAAGGGCTCCCTTATTGTGCTGAACGGTAAAGATGGCGGAAAACACGAGGCAGAGGAGGAGCTTACGCTTCGGGTCAGTCAGCTGAACATGGGGGAGAATATAGAGATCACAGTCCGGAGCACAGAGAAGTTCATAGAAGGGGAGCTGACACCTGAGGGGTCTCCATCCAAGTCCCCcaacaagaagaagaagaaattcCGCACCCCGTCCTTCTTGAAGAAGAATAAGAAGAAGGAAAAATTGGAGGCAtaa
- the ADD3 gene encoding gamma-adducin isoform X2 → MSSGFIQGVITAPPPPSMPHKERYFDRVNENDPGYLRERNMSPDLRQDFNMMEQKKRVTQILKSPAFREDLESLIQDQMQKGNNPTGLLALQQIADYVMASSFAGFSSSPLSLGMVTPINDIHPTIEGLLAKGEKLTRCKLASMYRLADLFGWAHLSNAYITVRVSKEQDHILIIPRGLSFSEASASNLVKLNIVGEVVDQGTTNLCVDPSGFSPHAAIYSTRPDVRCVIHIHTPATAAVSSMKCGILPISQEALLLGDVAYYNYQGSLDEQQERIQLQKVLGPSSKVLVLRNHGVMALGETVEEAFHYIFNLQLACEVQVHALAGSGGINNLLMLDLEKYKPLTHVLAAGGGGGVNMEGQHKWKVGELEFESLMRMLDNLGYRTGYAYRQPLTREKPRHKSDVEIPATVTAFTFEDDPGMLRSPLKYLAQKQQREKTRWLNSPNTYLRVHVPEASMNGEMSPRTKIMWMKADELSKSSSGNPIKIEDPNQFVPLNTNPTDVLEKRNKIREQNRYDLKTAGPQSQVLAGIVVEKPPPMTNFEEDENAPPPPPNPFSHLLEQEQRGENGTQDAEHELISEDDSSALITQSPPQTPVSSAEPLEDSVFQKGSLIVLNGKDGGKHEAEEELTLRVSQLNMGENIEITVRSTEKFIEGELTPEGSPSKSPNKKKKKFRTPSFLKKNKKKEKLEA, encoded by the exons ATGAGTTCCGGATTCATCCAAGGGGTGATcacggccccgccccctcccaGCATGCCCCACAAAGAGCGCTACTTTGACCGTGTCAATGAGAACGACCCTGGCTACCTCCGCGAGAGAAACATGTCCCCGGACCTCCGCCAGGACTTCAACATGATGGAGCAGAAGAAGAGGGTGACGCAGATCCTCAAGAGCCCG GCATTTCGTGAGGACCTGGAAAGCCTCATCCAGGATCAGATGCAGAAGGGAAACAACCCCACGGGGCTCCTGGCTCTGCAGCAGATCGCGGACTACGTCATGGCGAGCTCATTCGCcggcttctcctcctctcctctga GTTTGGGGATGGTGACCCCCATCAATGACATCCACCCCACCATCGAGGGGCTCCTGGCCAAGGGAGAGAAGCTGACCCGCTGCAAGCTGGCCTCCATGTACCGCCTGGCCGATCTCTTCGGGTGGGCGCACCTGTCCAACGCCTACATCACG GTCCGAGTCAGCAAAGAACAAGACCACATCCTGATCATTCCCAGGGGTCTCTCCTTCTCTGAAGCCTCCGCCTCCAACCTG GTGAAGCTGAACATTGTTGGTGAAGTGGTGGATCAGGGCACAACCAACCTGTGTGTGGATCCGTCTGGGTTCAGCCCCCACGCAGCCATCTACTCCACGCGTCCTGACGTGCGCTGCGTGATCCATATACACACTCCCGCCACCGCCGCA GTCTCCTCCATGAAGTGCGGCATCCTCCCCATCTCCCAGGAAGCTTTGCTGCTCGGTGATGTGGCGTACTACAATTACCAGGGGTCTCTGGacgagcagcaggagaggatccAACTGCAGAAAGTCCTTGGTCCAAGCTCTAAG GTCCTGGTGCTCCGGAATCACGGGGTGATGGCGCTGGGAGAAACCGTGGAAGAAGCTTTTCACTACATCTTCAATCTGCAGCTGGCGTGCGAGGTCCAG GTACATGCCCTGGCCGGATCTGGGGGCATCAACAACCTTCTGATGTTGGACCTGGAGAAGTACAAGCCCCTCACCCATGTCTTGGCCGCAGGTGGCGGGGGAGGGGTGAACATGGAGGGGCAGCACAAGTGGAAAGTTGGGGAACTGGAATTTGAGTCTCTGATGAGAATGCTGGACAATCTG GGTTACAGGACTGGATACGCCTACCGACAGCCACTGACCCGAGAGAAACCAAGACACAAGAGCGATGTAGAAATCCCCGCCACAGTCACCGCCTTCACTTTTGAAGATGATCCGGGGATGCTACGGTCGCCCCTTAAGTACCTGGCACAGAAGCAGCAGCGGGAGAAGACGCGCTGGCTGAACTCCCCAAACACTTACCTAAGGGTCCACGTCCCAGAGGCTTCCATGAACGGAGAGATGAGCCCCCGGACTAAGATCATG TGGATGAAGGCCGATGAGCTCAGTAAATCGTCCAGCGGAAATCCCATCAAAATAGAAGATCCCAACCAATTTGTCCCATTGAACACCAACCCGACAGATGTTCTGGAGAAGAGAAACAAG ATCCGGGAGCAGAACCGGTACGATCTGAAGACAGCCGGACCCCAGTCACAAGTACTGGCCGGGATTGTGGTGGAAAAACCGCCTCCG ATGACAAACTTTGAAGAAGATGAGAACGCGCCTCCACCCCCTCCCAATCCATTCAGCCATCTCCTGGagcaggagcagagaggagagaacgGAACGCAAG ATGCTGAGCATGAACTAATCTCAGAAGATGACTCTTCTGCCCTCATTACCCAGTCTCCACCTCAGACGCCCGTCAGCTCTGCAG AGCCCCTCGAGGACTCTGTCTTCCAGAAGGGCTCCCTTATTGTGCTGAACGGTAAAGATGGCGGAAAACACGAGGCAGAGGAGGAGCTTACGCTTCGGGTCAGTCAGCTGAACATGGGGGAGAATATAGAGATCACAGTCCGGAGCACAGAGAAGTTCATAGAAGGGGAGCTGACACCTGAGGGGTCTCCATCCAAGTCCCCcaacaagaagaagaagaaattcCGCACCCCGTCCTTCTTGAAGAAGAATAAGAAGAAGGAAAAATTGGAGGCAtaa
- the ADD3 gene encoding gamma-adducin isoform X3 — protein sequence MSSGFIQGVITAPPPPSMPHKERYFDRVNENDPGYLRERNMSPDLRQDFNMMEQKKRVTQILKSPAFREDLESLIQDQMQKGNNPTGLLALQQIADYVMASSFAGFSSSPLNHRPLSPTSPQHPEGGLGMVTPINDIHPTIEGLLAKGEKLTRCKLASMYRLADLFGWAHLSNAYITVRVSKEQDHILIIPRGLSFSEASASNLVKLNIVGEVVDQGTTNLCVDPSGFSPHAAIYSTRPDVRCVIHIHTPATAAVSSMKCGILPISQEALLLGDVAYYNYQGSLDEQQERIQLQKVLGPSSKVLVLRNHGVMALGETVEEAFHYIFNLQLACEVQVHALAGSGGINNLLMLDLEKYKPLTHVLAAGGGGGVNMEGQHKWKVGELEFESLMRMLDNLGYRTGYAYRQPLTREKPRHKSDVEIPATVTAFTFEDDPGMLRSPLKYLAQKQQREKTRWLNSPNTYLRVHVPEASMNGEMSPRTKIMWMKADELSKSSSGNPIKIEDPNQFVPLNTNPTDVLEKRNKIREQNRYDLKTAGPQSQVLAGIVVEKPPPMTNFEEDENAPPPPPNPFSHLLEQEQRGENGTQEPLEDSVFQKGSLIVLNGKDGGKHEAEEELTLRVSQLNMGENIEITVRSTEKFIEGELTPEGSPSKSPNKKKKKFRTPSFLKKNKKKEKLEA from the exons ATGAGTTCCGGATTCATCCAAGGGGTGATcacggccccgccccctcccaGCATGCCCCACAAAGAGCGCTACTTTGACCGTGTCAATGAGAACGACCCTGGCTACCTCCGCGAGAGAAACATGTCCCCGGACCTCCGCCAGGACTTCAACATGATGGAGCAGAAGAAGAGGGTGACGCAGATCCTCAAGAGCCCG GCATTTCGTGAGGACCTGGAAAGCCTCATCCAGGATCAGATGCAGAAGGGAAACAACCCCACGGGGCTCCTGGCTCTGCAGCAGATCGCGGACTACGTCATGGCGAGCTCATTCGCcggcttctcctcctctcctctga ATCACAGACCATTGAGTCCCACGAGTCCGCAGCATCCGGAAGGGG GTTTGGGGATGGTGACCCCCATCAATGACATCCACCCCACCATCGAGGGGCTCCTGGCCAAGGGAGAGAAGCTGACCCGCTGCAAGCTGGCCTCCATGTACCGCCTGGCCGATCTCTTCGGGTGGGCGCACCTGTCCAACGCCTACATCACG GTCCGAGTCAGCAAAGAACAAGACCACATCCTGATCATTCCCAGGGGTCTCTCCTTCTCTGAAGCCTCCGCCTCCAACCTG GTGAAGCTGAACATTGTTGGTGAAGTGGTGGATCAGGGCACAACCAACCTGTGTGTGGATCCGTCTGGGTTCAGCCCCCACGCAGCCATCTACTCCACGCGTCCTGACGTGCGCTGCGTGATCCATATACACACTCCCGCCACCGCCGCA GTCTCCTCCATGAAGTGCGGCATCCTCCCCATCTCCCAGGAAGCTTTGCTGCTCGGTGATGTGGCGTACTACAATTACCAGGGGTCTCTGGacgagcagcaggagaggatccAACTGCAGAAAGTCCTTGGTCCAAGCTCTAAG GTCCTGGTGCTCCGGAATCACGGGGTGATGGCGCTGGGAGAAACCGTGGAAGAAGCTTTTCACTACATCTTCAATCTGCAGCTGGCGTGCGAGGTCCAG GTACATGCCCTGGCCGGATCTGGGGGCATCAACAACCTTCTGATGTTGGACCTGGAGAAGTACAAGCCCCTCACCCATGTCTTGGCCGCAGGTGGCGGGGGAGGGGTGAACATGGAGGGGCAGCACAAGTGGAAAGTTGGGGAACTGGAATTTGAGTCTCTGATGAGAATGCTGGACAATCTG GGTTACAGGACTGGATACGCCTACCGACAGCCACTGACCCGAGAGAAACCAAGACACAAGAGCGATGTAGAAATCCCCGCCACAGTCACCGCCTTCACTTTTGAAGATGATCCGGGGATGCTACGGTCGCCCCTTAAGTACCTGGCACAGAAGCAGCAGCGGGAGAAGACGCGCTGGCTGAACTCCCCAAACACTTACCTAAGGGTCCACGTCCCAGAGGCTTCCATGAACGGAGAGATGAGCCCCCGGACTAAGATCATG TGGATGAAGGCCGATGAGCTCAGTAAATCGTCCAGCGGAAATCCCATCAAAATAGAAGATCCCAACCAATTTGTCCCATTGAACACCAACCCGACAGATGTTCTGGAGAAGAGAAACAAG ATCCGGGAGCAGAACCGGTACGATCTGAAGACAGCCGGACCCCAGTCACAAGTACTGGCCGGGATTGTGGTGGAAAAACCGCCTCCG ATGACAAACTTTGAAGAAGATGAGAACGCGCCTCCACCCCCTCCCAATCCATTCAGCCATCTCCTGGagcaggagcagagaggagagaacgGAACGCAAG AGCCCCTCGAGGACTCTGTCTTCCAGAAGGGCTCCCTTATTGTGCTGAACGGTAAAGATGGCGGAAAACACGAGGCAGAGGAGGAGCTTACGCTTCGGGTCAGTCAGCTGAACATGGGGGAGAATATAGAGATCACAGTCCGGAGCACAGAGAAGTTCATAGAAGGGGAGCTGACACCTGAGGGGTCTCCATCCAAGTCCCCcaacaagaagaagaagaaattcCGCACCCCGTCCTTCTTGAAGAAGAATAAGAAGAAGGAAAAATTGGAGGCAtaa